A single window of Deinococcus radiotolerans DNA harbors:
- a CDS encoding acyl-CoA-binding protein, with product MTTPFEQAQQDVQILSRKPSNDTLLKLYALYKQGSAGDVSGKRPGGFDFVGGAKYDAWETVKGKTQEEAQAEYVALVQTLKTQD from the coding sequence ATGACCACTCCGTTCGAACAGGCCCAGCAGGACGTGCAGATCCTCAGCCGCAAACCCAGCAACGACACCCTCCTGAAGCTGTACGCGCTGTACAAGCAGGGCAGTGCCGGTGACGTGAGCGGCAAACGCCCCGGCGGATTCGATTTCGTCGGCGGCGCCAAGTACGACGCCTGGGAAACCGTGAAGGGTAAAACCCAGGAGGAAGCCCAGGCGGAGTACGTGGCACTCGTGCAGACGCTCAAAACGCAGGACTGA